The nucleotide sequence GTAGGCAGCCCTTGAAGACGTACAAGAAATTTTAGGGGAACTGTCCGCCTTCTATGTCGAAGTCGGAGAAGACACTGGGAaaaagaagcttttaaaaagtcaGAAACCATCCAAAAAGACGTACAAAGGGCGATCGAAGCGGGACAAAATGCGATCAAAGTCCGCGCGTGCAAAGTCATGAATATGAACTCGCCCTTAAGCGAGAACACCACGGATCGCTACGAGCAATCGGCCCGAGAAGATTAGCTAAACGAGAGTCACCACAGCCACAACGACCGAAACCGATATTTGAAACCGTTAAAAGTTCCGACATTCAATGGtgacaaaagaaagtttgaagaTTTTTGGGCCCTCTTTAAAAGTCTAGTGGACGAGTCAACGGAGCCAGTAAATTTGAAGATGGCAAGGCTACACCAATGCCTCACAGGGAACGCCAGGGAAGCCATCCTTGGTCTCGGAGTCACCGTCCAAGAATGCGAGGAGGCCAAAGAGATATTAAAAACGAAGTATGGAGGTACGCGCCGGCTTCCGCGAGCCTACTTGGAACTAGAACAGGCGCCGTTAATAAGAAGTAACGACATTCACGCATTGGAGAAGTTTGTTACAGTGGTAAAGTTACAGGCCGAAAGAAGAGACGGAGAGTTAGAAGATGGAACTCTTCACAGCTTGCTGGTGAAAAAGTTGCCTGATCGCTAGCTGGAAATTTACAGTCGCTGGTTGAACGAACGCGCCAGACAAAATTCAGTCATAGCTTTCAGAGACTGGTTGAAAGACGAAGTCAGATTCCAAATAGAAGCAGCGGAAATGGCGAACGGAATTGAACCGAAACCTGTCGAGCACGTTAGACCACCGAGAGTACCGAGTTACCAGGAACAGAGCAGGATGCGAAATTTTCATACTGCTGCAATAGGGAAAGAGCCAAATAGTACGAAGCTTCCATGTTCTCTCTGCCAGAGTTTCGATCACGGGGTGTGGTTTTGCAAGGAGTTTTATGACACAGGAGTGGATGACCGCTGGAAGATcgctaaagaaaaacagttgTGTTTTCGTTGCCTAGCCTCTGATCATAGGGGGAAAGATTGCCTAAAGGCCCGCACGTATGGAATAGATGGTTGTTCTCGAAATCACCACCGCCTTCTTCATGGAAGTGAAGTTTTGTCAGAAACCGGACCGATGACAATGTTGCCTCATGCTGACGATGAGAAACGCCCAGATGCTCCACGGGAGGGGGCGCCCGCTGTGACCCTGACCAGCTGTAATACAGAAACGCCCACTTAGTCTTATTTGTTATGAACCTCGTCGACAACAGCTTAAAGAGATTCTGGGAAATCGAAAAGTCTGGCACAGACCGCGATGGCAGACTCGTACTTGCCGAAGAAGAAAGACTAGCCCTAGGCAAAAAGAAAGATTCCCTCAAGTACGAAAATGGAAGATACCGTGTAGCCGTCCcttggaaagaaaacaaacccgATCTCCCTGACACTAAACCCATGGCACTCTCTCGCCTCCCATGCACCGAAAGAAATCTGAAGAAACACAGCCGCGTTGCCGAAGAATATCAAGCAACTATTTAGACCTATGTTGAAA is from Pocillopora verrucosa isolate sample1 chromosome 7, ASM3666991v2, whole genome shotgun sequence and encodes:
- the LOC131792014 gene encoding uncharacterized protein is translated as MANGIEPKPVEHVRPPRVPSYQEQSRMRNFHTAAIGKEPNSTKLPCSLCQSFDHGVWFCKEFYDTGVDDRWKIAKEKQLCFRCLASDHRGKDCLKARTYGIDGCSRNHHRLLHGSEVLSETGPMTMLPHADDEKRPDAPREGAPAVTLTSCNTETPT